In Rutidosis leptorrhynchoides isolate AG116_Rl617_1_P2 chromosome 6, CSIRO_AGI_Rlap_v1, whole genome shotgun sequence, the DNA window ATGAAATTGGTTATGGCTTGAAAACATTTATTTGGTTTGATAAATGGTATTCTATTGGGACCCTAGATCAAGTGGTTTCTAGAAGAGATAGATATCAAGCCAGGTTAGGAGATGATTTGAAAGTAGCCCGAGTTGTGCATAACAATCAATGGTTGCTTTTTAGTATTAATATGCTTGTGTTAAAAGCTCAAGAAGATAGAACTTTATGGATAGCTAATGATGGTAGTAGAGGTGATTATCAATCCTGGCAAGTTTGGCAAGATCTCAGGGGTAATTACCCTATTGCAAAATGGTACCATGTAATTTGGTTTCCTCAAGCCACTCCTAAGCATGCTTTCCTGATGTGGGTTGCTATTCAGAAAAGATTGGTAACACATGATAGGTTGCAGAAGTGGTACACTAATTTGAACCTTAAATGTGCTCTTTGTGATCAAGGCAATGACTCTCATGAACACCTGTTTTTCAAATTTGTATATGCAGCTGAGATATGGAAGAGGTTAAAAGATATGCTACTGTTTAGAGGTCTGCCTGATGACTTGTATAAGATTGTGGACAAACTTTTTGTAAGACCCGAAACCGATTTGTACAtaatgtaaatatatattaaatgctggCTGGAATTCGCGACAGAAGGAGTGCGCGGCGCACTCCTGTCTGCGCGGCGCGCATATGCTGCAGACAGCCCTTTTCGTTTTCCCTCTTATAttaaaggggtattttggtattttcacttataGGACGGATTTAAAGCCACAAGATCAGATCTAAGGTGTCATTTACTCCACTTTCACCTACTTTATctcttccacttcaattctagagagagaaacccatttgagagagagaGCTCAAATCTAAGAGGAAAGAGCTTGATTCGGgtcaaagtgcaagtattaaagtcGTGCATCTCGCTATTAGCTACGTTTTGTttgtggtggtatgtcctaaccttgatttcctttgattaatttgtttaagggttagggtttgggttagtaatgaACCTAAGACCCATTTATTGGTGATTtgagggtttttgggtaagattgggtcatgaggacccaagaataattaacctagggttttgaaatgataattgTATTCATGGGTCTTAAATGGTTAAACAAATTACTAGCACACTTTGTGGTTAAGAGAACgggtgttatttgggtttgtgggtgacccaaatgggtgtgtaaaccttgaaatgggtcaaatgagtcttgggtGACCTAAATTGTCTAATGAGTATGAAAATGCACTAACCTTGTGTtaataagtgtattaagaccataattggttagtgttagggttttggcgaaatCTTGACCTAgtgttagggttaagggtgcaaatggttcacaattgcactatgggtcaaaatgaaaCTAGgaaggtgagtgagttggttgaccaaattgattgtgtgattgattatatgcataatgtaataggtacgttacattgaaggttgcgagcttggtttatcattcaccgaaggcgttaaggtgagtggaataattattcgtgtatttatataatttattttcttGTGTGCGTTAGTGGAATGTGGGTTTGAaattcgggcgatcgataccacattgtacttttcatgtaataagggtttaaagttcgagcgtcGATACCTTATTATCATGAGTAATGCGTGGGAtacgggttttaagttcgggcgttcgataccctaTCCTCATATatgtggcgtgaaatgtgggttttaagttcgggtgatCGATACCACATTGATCGTAACGGGTGGtcataagttcgggcgttcgataccactcaaggggctagtgatgcatactagtggcgtctgtgtggctaacggttcattcgcgagaatcgttccctttgtattttggttaaccatggttatgcgttgtagtgtagcatattatattgttcggttTATAtgttattgtttgtgctagctcgtggtattggagatttagcgttatacttgcgATGATATGCTATTTAAATTGCTATCGTgcatgaggtaattgtgtaagtgattgcaagtaagtaggttatatatgtatgtgtataattattgcattcactaagcattttgcttaccctctcgttgattaCCATTTTagactccggcgtggacaaaggcaagggtattcgtttggattagagattttCCACTCTTGATACTATAGTGGAGGCTTTTGTGATTCGACCTaggttttgggtagtttaaccccaaacaccatgctcatcttTTGTTTGGTACTTAAACTCGTGGGTCGAAAATATATATTGGTGATGTACGGGTCATCGTACCATTTTGTAAACTCATAAACTTTTGATTTGATTACATTGTATTGGTCGTAAACGATTTAAGGTCTTAAGTGAATGTGTTTGAAAATTTGGCTTTTGAGGTGCAAAAACTGTCAACAGCTTGTTTTGTGTAGTAAAGCGCGCCTCGCATTTGGGGGCGCGCCACGCAAAATGGGGGAATGCAGGTACTTGGTGCCAGGATCTAATTCTGACCTGGTCTCACGCTTTAATGCGCGCCGCGCATGGGTTTGCACACCGCGCGACTTGGCCTGGTCAGGATCACTTAAAAAAGGTTTTGCGTGTTTTTCTCGTATTACGTTTTGAGTCGTTACACTTTCTAATTATCTGTTTTCAAGGAGCATTTGGAATGTCATTAATCGTATTGTAATTGTTGCTATGGTATATCATGTTTGGCAGGAGCGTAATTGGAGAATCTTCAAAAACAAGAAAAGAAATGCAGTGGATTTGTATGAGATGATTGTGGAGAATATCAGAGTCAAACTATTGACTTTAAAAGTTAAAAGAAGTATTGCAGTTATTAAAGCTGCTGATATTTGAAATTTAAAGTGGGATAACTTTAGATTTACGGTTAGATCTGGGTAATATGTCACCTAAACGTAGCGCGTCGTGAAAGATGAGACGACTTATTTTAGGGTGGTAGTGTATTGCCTAGGGTTTGGTTGTGTTGTGTGTTTGGGTATGTATTTCTCTGCCTCCTTGGGACGTTAGCTTGGCCCTTGTTTGTATTTGAgatgtgtttattaatataattctcTTTTTTGCCGGGAGAAAATGGTCAAATACATATGTGCGCTTAAAACTTGAACTCACAACCTTATAATTAAAAGGTCACATCGATACCCTAAGCGAATGACCTTTTGGTGTAGTTCTATAAGTTAGTCTTAAACATACATAAACAAATAAACATACATAAACAAAGCTAGTACTCCTATGGTAGTGTACTAGCGTCGATAAATTTACTTTACATTTGTATTTTTTCTTTTATGCTTCAGTGTAAAAGTCCCTATGTTTACCAACTTATATGGTTTAGTGTTATGGTCCTTTACACATAAACAACTTCCAATCGACTAAAACAAAACATTAATTATTAATTGCAGGGAAAAAGAAAACAGCAACCCTGTTAGTATTTACAATTTAATTAACCACCAGTAATTAGTTTTTACTGATGCTACTTCCGTTATCTTTACCGTAACACCAATAACCGAAGCACCAGCACAGCCGGTAATCGAGTCTAGACATGGTTGTAAAAGTCCCCAACTAGTCTCTCACTTGGTTGATTATTTAATCAAAGTTGTCAAAGTCTAATTTAGTCGGATTTATTTTTTTAGAACGGCCGTTTCGGAATCCGAGAAGAGTATTAACCACCTTCGCGATCATATTCCACACACCGCTTCAAGGATGTTCCCAATGACCCCCACAAAGATATCAATCCATACGGGCATGTATCCTGTAAAAAATCATGGTAATCACCCcggcgaggctcgaacccgagatctcTCGAAAACCAAGTAACCTTGGGGTACCACTCAGGACAAGTGCTGATGGTAGTTTAGTCGGATTTATTAATTCAAAGTTAGATTATTTGGTAAAATCTAttcaaagtcaaagttggtcaacgtcTGACTAGTTTTTGACTTAGCCGATTAGTCTCTGCATGGTTCTAACCGACTAGTCCCGACTAGCGACAATTTCAACATTGAGTTTGGATAAGCTGTATGCATGATTTTGTTGGCAACGTCATTGCATTATGGATCATGGTGATTGGTGAGCTGATATAGTTGGAGGTCCTAACTTCAGAATcatgttattttttatttttttttttactatgggTGGCAAAACGGGTGGGTCAGGTAGTAAGTATTTTTTACTACCACAAGATCCATCAGGGAGTAACAAACATCAAGCTCTTAATGCTTTTatcaatattaaaaaaaaaaaataatcacaacTAATGAGCAAAGAAATAATCAGATGAACCTTATCCAATGAGTCAAAAAAATGACAGATGAATCCTATTATGAATCTGAAGAACAACTGTTATTCTGCAATTCTTGAAATAAATACacacaaaatgataataatgatacaacAGGGATGATTAATGCTATAACTGAAAATCTAATGTCACAAAATCTAAGCTTAAGTATGAGAGGGCACCTTTTTCAAACTCCGGTGCATCTCGTTCAGCTTCACAACCCTACATTTCGTCATCTTCTAACGCATTATAGATCGTCCTACAATGAACAAAAAAGAATTATAACTTATTAGGATCTGGACAACAAGTGGGATTCTATTTCAACAGTTTCATACACGACTGCAAATTAAAAATGTATGTAATCACGTATTTACCAAAACAAAGTGATGAAGAGGAGAAATATTAAATATCCGAGTTTAAAAAGTCTTTGCTTCTTTTCCCAATTGAGCTGGTTAAATATTTCTGTCACGTCCACAAGGTGTTGATTCCGAGTGTACCTAGTAACATAAATTTCGACATGATTATAACAAGTTAATTAACCTTAGAATTCGTAACATATTGAATGTGGTGTATAATTCGTTTACAAGGAGTATATGTTTATAATTGTAAAAAATAATATGAGTTGTCTATATAATGAAATGATTTTTAAAGTGATTATAAAAAGCTAAAGTGTAAATCAAGTGTAAATGAGTAGATGTAAATACTTAGTGCATAGATTGGAGATGAAACCCTTTTGGTGTAATCGTATTCCTTAACTGCTCTTTTTACACTAAAAAGGTGAACAAATTTCGTGCATACATTAGAGATGCACTTAGAAAAGATTATACATTAACATACAAATCATCTATCATCATCGTAACAGATAAACTGATGTTCGCATTGATATGGAAGCGCATATTCAGTATTAGTATATTTACCAAGGTAACCATATCAAAACTAAATGTATAGATGATGATTCTAGAAACGCCTTATGGTGTATGCTAACAGAAATTAATACAAATTGACATGTTATgtttttttgaaagaaaaaaaaaaataacaaattgaaaTATATGAGATGTAAAGAAGACTTACAATCTCACATTGTAGTAAAGGTATGGCAAAGAAAGAAGAAACATCACCCAGTGCCCCGTTAAAAGATATATCAAGCATAAAACGCCTTGAGTAATAAATTCAGGTAATATCACAAAGTTTATCCGAGATGCTGAGTCATACGGGTTAATGTAATCAAACTCTAAATCCGCAAAGCACATAAGCTGCAACACAAATAACTATTAGGTTAAAATCATACTTAACCCTGTAAATTAAGCCGCGTAGTAAACCAGAGTAAAAATACTCGTCCTCCCGGGTAATCTGAACAGGGAAAACCTCATCACTTAACCCTATCAATTAGTCATATATGAATGTGAAACTCAGCACTCGGAGCAGTTCACGCTCAACCTAACGATTATATTTGAAATATCACAACTTCATTCATATATAAACATCACATATACATTTCTTAATTCTATGTGATTGTGTACAAAAGTATTTTGGGTGATCAAAAGAAATATTCATCTTCAACCTTCATCTCTTATCAATAGTTGTTTTCCAAACTATGACACTTATTTCAATGCAAAGAAACCATGTTGACAATTTGACATGTTACACTAATGAGCATCTTTTGACAAAAACAATCAAAGATAATGATTATTTTTTCACTTAAGTTACCAAAATGCAAAAACACAAATTCTTGCAAAGTACTCTTATGCTATACACATTTAAAAAATTCCACAAAAGAACAATTATAAAAAAGATTTAACCTTTACTACTTTTCTACAAATGTAAAGATCATTAGGGCATGAAACATAAATGTACTACACATCAAAACAACAAATTTCAAGAACCTAAATAAGAATCCTACTCTGGCCAATTTGCAAAATTGATATGATCAAAGGGCTTGACTGATAGATAATTAGGTCGATCGATATAAAAGATCGAAACTTGGTTACATTTAAATGAGTTAGAGATCAGAAATTGCAAGAATTGATTAAAAAGAATGAATTAGGGTAAAGTTAATAAGGATGAACCTGATAAACAACGACAACAAGGATAGCTATGAGGATGAAGAAGAAGAGTAGCCACGTAAGTATCTCCCCCATTTCTCTACTCTTTTTTTTCTTCCGTCTGTTACGACTCGTGTATAGAAACAGCACATCTTTTATCGATCTTAAAATGAGTTTTGTTTATATACACAAAAAGTATCAAGTTAGATAaaggacaaaattgctgaaatggtccctgtagtTTGTATTAAAATGCTGGTTTAGTCCTTGTAGTTGTTTTTTGACGTGATTCATCCTCGTGGTATGTcaatgttgctgatttagtccctatttCTGACGGACGTCTAAATCAACTGTTAAATCAGAgtcatgtgccatgcatgtgagggtactATAgtcttttatattttctttttatttattatcactaatatccTCTCCATTCCTTTTTCATGTGAATAAGTGATGTGACATCCCACTCACCACTCAAAATAAACTTTAACCTCTCTCCTTTCTTCTTTCATGGCTGCTAGCTACTGTATATTCTCTCTCTCATAAACAGACCCACCTAACCACCATCTCAAATAATCTCAAAGATTTATTCAATTCAGGAGTTTTTTGCTATCACTTTTACTTTTAATTGTATAATCCCCAAAAGGCTGTCATCGTTCACACAACAACAAGatcacaaaaatctttactttcaCCCATGTCGGCACTTACAAATATTCCTTCAATTACAAATACTCCGTCACTGGTTCCGTTTGATGTCATTATAAACCACGAAGATGAAGTGAATCACCATAGTCAATCGAAGTCATTGAACTATTGATCAAGATGAAGTGAATCACAACAGTCAATCGATTTATATAATTACACATCGATTTataaaattacaaatcgatttaaTCATCGGTAAATCGATGGCGTATACTCGATGTTTAACCCCTTCAATTGGAAATCTGAGTTGACTGGGGTTCAAAAGTCTAAACCCACAAAAATCGATGGTGGCTAGATTTGTGAAAAACccaggcttttttttttttttttttttttttgtgtgtgttcaACAAAAGTCTAAAAAAATAAATGAATTCAAGATCTAAACTTAGTGCATAACTCTAGATATGGATTTGTAGTGTTTGTCTGTGTAAGgcttatgtgtgtatgtgtgttatCTTTACAACATGTATATTAAATTGAAATGGAATGAAATTATTTTGAACTGGATATTATTACGACATGTATATTAAACTGATTATTGGAACTGGATATTATTGTGAAATAAGTTGAAGTCGAACTAATTTCTAGAGATATCAGTTGCCATTTATTGAAGAAGTGATGTAAATTTAGTTGATGGATCTAGTAATTTTAATTTGGTTTTGGTTTTTTAGTGTTTTCAATTGGGGAAGATAAAGATAGGTGATAAGTTTCTGAAAGACAAGGACCTTATCAGCAATTTTGTTTAAAGGAAAAGAAAAATGGACGTTTTTACCCTCATGTGCGTGGCATGTGATTGGAGTTAACGGAAGTTTTTAACGTCCGTCAGAAATAGGGATTAAATCAGCAACATTGACATACCGCGAGGATGAATCACGTCAAAAAAAAATCACAGGGACTAAACCAGCATTTTGATACAAactacagggaccatttcagcaattttgtctagaTAAAGTCTTGTAACATAGTAATGGAATACTACAAAACCCTCAGTTAACCCTCTACTTTATACTACCTTATCAATTTAATAATACCCACCCccacgcgcacacacacacacaaaatacatAATTTAAGTAATTTCATTATTTCattataatttttatttactttacaGTTTTATCTCTTTACGTTTAACTTACATTTTTATAAAATGCATAAAACAATAGTATTAAAAAACTTTACCTtagtatttttatataaatataaatttggaAGTGGACTTAATAACGTACATTTTATATACATTTTACGCACGTCATCAGTTCCTAATTTGATTAATTTGGCAAAGATttgaatgaaaggacccgttcatatacattataaacgattcacaatagttgattacattgcgaggtatttgacctctatatgatacattttacaaatattgcattcgtttttaaaagacaaactttctttacatcgaaaattgacaggcatgcataccatttcataatatccactatccaactataaattgatttaataataatctttgatgaactcaatgactcgaatgcaacgttcttcgaaatatgctatgaaagactccaagtaatatctttaaaatgagcaaatgcacagcggaagatttctttaacacctgagaataaacatgttttaaagtgtcaaccaaaagattggtgagttcattagtttatcataatcatttattttcatcattttaatagatcacaagaatttcatttccagttctcataaatatacatcccatgcatagagacaaaaataatcattcatatggtgaacacctggtaaccgacattaactagatacatataagaatatcccctatcattccgggatcctccttcggacatgatataaatttcgaaatactaaagtatccggtactttagatggggtttgttaggcccaatagatctatctttaggattcgcgtcaattagggtgtctgttccctaattcttagattaccagactttaataaaaaggggcatattcaatttcgataattcaaccatagaatgtagtttcaattacttgtgtctatttcgtcaaacatttataaaagcgcatgtattctcagtcccaaaaatataaagggtaaaaaggcaaatgaaactcaccatactgtatttcgtagtaaaaatacatataacgtcattgaacaattgcaaggttggcctcggattcacgaacctaaattaattatatatatttatgtgttggtcaatatttgtctaacaaattaggtcaagtcatagtataccacaatcctaatgctcgagactaatatgcaaaagtcaacaaaagtaaatttgactcaaaataatttccaaaaatctatacatgattaatatatagtttaaatatcatcgttttatatttttaaatatttttaaaagatttattagagtaaataatataatttatttattaataaataaaattttatattaaatttatataataaaatatacttttatatatattaagtaataaaatttatagggttcatttaatatcataaagataatatgataggtattattaaagtaagttattatacgtagtaaaatatgtttgtatcacatatttatttgataaaataatatctataatgatagtaagtaaaagttttattattttgtaataataataattattataaaaatataaatatttataattactaagatgacattatgataaaacgataattctaattatgataactttaatatttacgataatttttaatattatctttaaaataataattctatttaaaataataataataataatgatattttatagtaacaatgacatttctattaaaatgataatttttgttaaaatgatagttttaatactaac includes these proteins:
- the LOC139855392 gene encoding protein cornichon homolog 4-like produces the protein MGEILTWLLFFFILIAILVVVVYQLMCFADLEFDYINPYDSASRINFVILPEFITQGVLCLIYLLTGHWVMFLLSLPYLYYNVRLYTRNQHLVDVTEIFNQLNWEKKQRLFKLGYLIFLLFITLFWTIYNALEDDEM